A single genomic interval of Acidobacteriota bacterium harbors:
- a CDS encoding amino acid permease, which translates to MAQEEKFVRGLGLLDSTMIVAGSMIGSGIFIVSADMARQVGSPGWLLVAWLVTGFLTMVGALSYGELAAMMPKAGGQYVYLREAFSPLWGFLYGWTLFLVIQTGTIAAVAVGFARFLGVLWPTVSESNYLIKPLNLGSNYALSLSTAQLVGVTMIALLTWMNTRGLKLGKLVQNVFTVAKTGGLLALIVLGLLIGWNSGAVGANFGDFWTVRGTLQNVGDGLTAATAFGLFVGLCVSQTNSLFSADAWNNITFTAGEVKDPKRNIPLSLAMGTGLVISLYLLANVAYLVTLPLETIQQVPSDRVAAATANVIFPGLGSTLMAVVMLVSTFGCNNGLILAGARAYYAMARDGLFFQSAGRLNSKAVPAWGLVIQGLLATFLVLPRTIKADGSYGNLYGDLLTYVISAALIFYILTIAGIFVLRSKQPDAVRPYRAFGYPIVPGLYIVGAAIILIVLFIYQTKTTWPGLLIVLSGVPVYFWWRAQSRKRGIKPMEAILD; encoded by the coding sequence ATGGCTCAAGAAGAAAAATTCGTTCGTGGTCTGGGGCTGCTGGATTCGACGATGATTGTGGCGGGTTCGATGATTGGCTCCGGTATTTTCATCGTGTCAGCGGATATGGCTCGGCAAGTCGGTTCGCCAGGCTGGTTGCTTGTTGCCTGGTTGGTGACCGGTTTTCTGACAATGGTCGGCGCGCTGAGTTACGGCGAACTGGCGGCGATGATGCCCAAGGCCGGCGGCCAATATGTTTATCTGCGCGAAGCATTTTCTCCACTGTGGGGATTTCTGTACGGTTGGACGCTGTTTCTGGTCATTCAAACCGGCACGATTGCGGCCGTGGCCGTGGGGTTTGCGCGTTTCCTTGGCGTGCTGTGGCCGACGGTTTCGGAATCGAATTACCTGATCAAACCGCTCAATTTGGGATCGAATTACGCGCTCTCGCTTTCGACCGCGCAATTGGTCGGCGTAACGATGATCGCCTTGTTGACCTGGATGAACACGCGTGGACTGAAGTTGGGCAAACTGGTGCAAAACGTTTTCACCGTAGCCAAGACCGGCGGTTTGCTTGCTTTGATTGTCCTGGGTCTGCTGATCGGTTGGAATTCCGGCGCAGTGGGGGCGAACTTCGGCGATTTCTGGACAGTTCGTGGCACACTGCAAAATGTCGGTGACGGATTGACCGCTGCGACGGCGTTTGGATTATTTGTCGGCCTATGCGTGTCACAAACCAATTCCCTGTTTTCCGCGGACGCCTGGAACAACATCACGTTCACGGCCGGAGAAGTCAAAGATCCCAAACGCAATATCCCGTTGTCGCTGGCAATGGGAACGGGCCTGGTCATTTCGCTGTATCTGTTGGCAAACGTTGCGTATCTGGTGACACTTCCGTTGGAAACCATACAACAAGTTCCCAGCGACCGCGTGGCTGCGGCAACGGCCAATGTCATTTTTCCCGGTCTGGGTTCGACGCTGATGGCTGTCGTAATGCTGGTTTCGACCTTTGGCTGCAACAACGGATTGATTCTGGCCGGCGCGCGCGCCTATTACGCGATGGCGCGCGATGGATTGTTTTTCCAATCCGCAGGCAGGTTAAATTCAAAAGCCGTTCCGGCTTGGGGGTTGGTGATTCAGGGTTTGCTAGCCACGTTTTTGGTGTTGCCACGCACGATCAAAGCCGATGGCAGTTACGGCAACTTGTACGGCGATTTGCTGACGTATGTCATTTCTGCGGCGCTGATTTTTTATATTTTGACGATTGCCGGAATCTTCGTGCTGCGGAGCAAACAACCTGACGCCGTTCGCCCGTACAGAGCGTTTGGCTATCCGATTGTTCCGGGACTTTATATTGTCGGCGCGGCA
- the rseP gene encoding RIP metalloprotease RseP, which yields MQLLLNTVIPFVVLLCVLVVIHEFGHFIVAKMLGIGVEVFSVGFGKRLWGFKIGDTDYRLSLVPLGGYVRFRGENLEMLQGKSDAPVDEFNSQPKWKRFLVALAGPAFNIAFALAIPTIAILIGFKVGADQMQQPVVGFVAKNSPAEKAGLLPGDKILTFEDLKKPTWEDLRLEIQVRPEEPIPMTIDRNGQILHLTLTPVVREIERNKIGEAGFQSLIPIKEIGVNSVDPAKPAALAGLQANDKIIGINGQPLSSWHQFKNALNESNGQPVALKIARGQQTLDLQASPVQIDGEYRLGIATSIRTELVTQKTSSFVEALQYGWAYNWRILRVTGIAFRQIFAGDRSVRESVSGPIGMARETGRVVESEGWTGLIPWAAMISLNLGVFNLLPIPVLDGGMIVTIFIEFLMGLVGVTMSLRLRERIQSVGLVIILALMVFVFGNDGWRLIEDKLSKKETPAQVQQSAQPQQQAPPQPASK from the coding sequence ATGCAACTATTACTGAATACGGTCATCCCCTTTGTCGTCTTGTTGTGTGTGTTGGTCGTCATTCATGAATTCGGCCATTTCATTGTCGCCAAGATGTTAGGCATTGGCGTTGAAGTTTTTTCAGTAGGCTTTGGTAAACGGTTGTGGGGATTCAAAATTGGTGACACCGATTATCGTTTGAGCCTGGTTCCGCTGGGCGGATATGTCCGGTTTCGGGGTGAAAACCTGGAAATGTTGCAGGGCAAAAGCGACGCGCCGGTTGATGAATTCAATTCCCAACCGAAATGGAAACGGTTTTTAGTCGCGTTGGCTGGCCCGGCTTTTAACATTGCGTTTGCGTTGGCAATTCCGACCATCGCCATTTTGATCGGATTCAAGGTGGGCGCCGACCAAATGCAACAACCGGTCGTGGGCTTTGTCGCAAAGAATTCTCCTGCGGAAAAAGCCGGACTGCTGCCCGGCGATAAAATTCTGACCTTTGAAGACCTGAAAAAACCGACGTGGGAAGATTTGCGATTGGAAATTCAGGTCCGGCCGGAAGAGCCAATTCCGATGACGATTGACCGAAATGGGCAGATTCTGCACCTGACATTGACACCGGTGGTCAGAGAGATCGAACGGAACAAAATTGGCGAAGCCGGTTTTCAATCGTTGATTCCGATCAAGGAAATTGGCGTCAATAGCGTTGACCCCGCAAAACCCGCCGCGCTGGCGGGGCTTCAGGCTAACGACAAAATCATAGGAATTAACGGTCAACCGTTGTCTTCCTGGCACCAATTCAAAAACGCCTTGAACGAAAGCAACGGCCAACCGGTCGCGTTGAAAATTGCGCGTGGGCAACAAACGTTGGATTTGCAGGCCTCTCCTGTTCAAATTGACGGCGAATATCGGCTCGGAATCGCAACCAGCATTCGAACGGAATTGGTGACTCAAAAAACTTCGTCTTTTGTCGAAGCTCTTCAATACGGTTGGGCCTACAACTGGCGAATTTTGCGGGTTACGGGCATTGCGTTTCGGCAGATTTTTGCAGGCGATCGGTCGGTTCGCGAATCCGTTTCCGGCCCGATTGGCATGGCGCGCGAAACCGGACGCGTTGTCGAAAGTGAAGGTTGGACGGGGTTGATCCCCTGGGCAGCCATGATCAGTTTGAACTTGGGAGTTTTCAATCTGCTGCCGATTCCGGTTCTGGATGGTGGCATGATTGTCACCATTTTCATTGAATTCCTGATGGGTTTGGTTGGGGTGACCATGTCGCTGCGTTTGCGGGAACGTATTCAAAGCGTAGGACTGGTCATTATTCTGGCGTTGATGGTTTTCGTTTTTGGCAACGATGGCTGGCGGCTGATTGAAGACAAGTTGAGCAAGAAGGAAACCCCGGCTCAAGTTCAGCAATCGGCGCAACCTCAACAACAGGCTCCGCCGCAACCGGCGAGCAAGTAG
- a CDS encoding phosphoribosylglycinamide formyltransferase encodes MKRIGILISGRGSNMLALIEAVRDGHIPNAEIALVISNIETAAGLERAREMSIPTFVHSHKGCTREEHDRAMAAELRHAGVDLVCLAGYMRLLSPWFIREFGHRILNIHPSLLPAFPGLDAQRQALEYGVKFTGCTVHLVDEDLDHGPIVKQSVVPVFPDDTVETLSARILAEEHKTYTEAVALILSEKFRLEERRIIEL; translated from the coding sequence ATGAAACGTATTGGAATTTTGATCTCCGGTCGCGGGTCAAACATGCTGGCATTGATTGAAGCCGTGCGCGATGGCCATATCCCTAATGCCGAAATTGCCCTGGTTATCAGCAACATCGAAACGGCGGCAGGGTTGGAACGCGCGCGCGAAATGAGCATTCCGACATTTGTTCACAGTCACAAAGGCTGCACGCGCGAAGAGCATGACCGCGCGATGGCTGCGGAATTGCGCCACGCCGGAGTTGATCTGGTTTGTCTGGCCGGGTACATGCGACTGCTCTCGCCTTGGTTCATACGTGAATTCGGGCATCGTATTCTGAACATTCACCCTTCTCTTCTACCGGCCTTTCCCGGGCTGGATGCGCAACGGCAGGCGCTGGAGTATGGCGTGAAGTTCACCGGTTGTACGGTGCATCTGGTGGACGAAGATTTGGATCACGGTCCCATCGTCAAACAATCCGTTGTCCCGGTTTTCCCCGATGACACGGTGGAAACTCTTTCCGCACGCATTCTTGCCGAAGAGCATAAAACTTACACCGAAGCTGTTGCCCTGATCCTTTCCGAAAAATTTCGCCTGGAAGAGCGTCGAATCATCGAACTTTGA
- a CDS encoding DEAD/DEAH box helicase family protein, translating into MELKFYQKRVLKEVGIFLSALAGQRAAGMPYASLAAWEEAEKHFFLPGQYRARRNGLNKDLPTFCVRVPTGGGKTLLATQILGQIYKTILKERNGAGLVLWVVPSDQIYKDTLRRLRDRSDFYRTSLEHAVSRRIEVWEKHEIFRLTPGQMRNNLNILLLKLASTNRETKDQLKFFRDSGGNIVQHFPPENAPDEHRKLKERIPNLDMLVEDAASGEYLVKTSLGNLVRLYEPPVILDEGHKATSKLARETIEGFNASIVVELSATPYKEANVLVRVNGRELLDEQMIKLPINIANSNQKSWQDCLTQARDKRAELAQRAAEHYRTSGKNIRPIVLVQVERTGKDQRDAELVHSEDVKEHLMQRLGVPETAIAIKSSEKDDIEGIDLLDEGCPIEWIITKAALQEGWDCPFAYILVSLNNTGSQQSMTQLVGRVLRQPFQTKTPSEELNQSYIFCLRRRASDITKEVKKALEGEGYEGDAMSVIDRTEEGNKAGEKLEAKMREEFRRYYKKFEGKVYLPLFAVKNGKGYEVLDYYRHLLSQVKVHEFDFAAVDWDMTEALARAKDSFYRLDLDQDLQRVTEQETLILETDEQVASWLVAALPFEYYSFKQLRVIVEMALKEVYRVNPDLQGRLGLVKFIVREKLVGLIERETDRQTHAAFDHLFNTKRLTFALECVEARIEIPPAIEIKTTRRLTHDNGEQIQQSLFDIVPDTLNELEKAVAFCLDREPKVLWWYRNLIGKDNFYIQGYRRNRVYPDFVVQEGKKENGNKKPVASVLVLESKGKQLKGSEDTNYKRSLAEFFNKVGHQVTWQKLAEEFSDHRFRVYVIDEGEYKDHTWRDELKKRLNEPIALQ; encoded by the coding sequence ATGGAACTGAAGTTTTACCAAAAACGGGTTCTGAAAGAAGTCGGAATCTTCCTGAGCGCGCTCGCCGGGCAGCGGGCGGCGGGAATGCCGTATGCCAGTTTGGCGGCGTGGGAAGAAGCGGAAAAGCATTTTTTTCTGCCCGGCCAATACCGCGCGCGGCGCAACGGGCTGAACAAAGACTTGCCGACGTTTTGCGTCCGTGTGCCGACGGGTGGAGGCAAAACACTGCTGGCCACGCAGATTCTCGGCCAGATTTACAAGACGATCTTGAAAGAGCGGAACGGCGCGGGCTTGGTGCTGTGGGTTGTGCCCAGCGATCAGATTTACAAAGACACACTACGCCGGTTGCGCGACCGCAGCGATTTTTACCGCACTTCGCTGGAACACGCAGTTTCGCGCCGCATTGAAGTTTGGGAAAAGCACGAAATCTTCCGCCTGACGCCGGGACAGATGCGCAACAATCTGAACATCCTGCTGTTGAAACTGGCCAGCACCAACCGCGAAACCAAAGACCAACTGAAATTCTTCCGCGACAGCGGCGGCAACATTGTTCAGCACTTCCCGCCGGAAAATGCTCCTGATGAACACCGCAAGTTGAAAGAGCGCATCCCCAATCTGGATATGCTGGTGGAAGACGCGGCCAGCGGCGAATATCTGGTCAAAACTTCGCTGGGCAATCTGGTGCGGCTGTACGAACCGCCGGTCATTCTGGACGAAGGGCACAAAGCCACCAGCAAACTGGCGCGCGAAACCATCGAAGGCTTCAACGCCAGCATCGTCGTCGAACTTTCAGCCACGCCGTATAAGGAAGCCAATGTGCTGGTGCGCGTCAATGGCCGCGAGTTGCTGGACGAGCAGATGATCAAACTGCCGATCAACATTGCCAACTCCAACCAGAAATCCTGGCAGGACTGTCTGACCCAAGCCCGCGACAAACGCGCGGAGTTGGCGCAACGGGCGGCGGAGCATTACCGCACTTCTGGCAAAAACATCCGCCCGATTGTGCTGGTGCAGGTCGAACGCACAGGCAAAGACCAGCGCGATGCCGAGCTTGTCCATAGCGAAGATGTCAAAGAACACTTAATGCAGCGGCTGGGCGTGCCGGAAACGGCCATTGCCATCAAATCTTCCGAGAAAGACGACATCGAAGGCATTGACCTGCTGGACGAAGGTTGCCCCATCGAATGGATCATTACCAAGGCGGCTTTGCAGGAAGGTTGGGATTGCCCTTTCGCCTACATTTTGGTTTCCCTGAACAACACCGGCAGCCAGCAAAGCATGACGCAATTGGTCGGGCGCGTCTTGCGACAGCCTTTCCAAACCAAGACGCCGTCTGAGGAACTGAACCAAAGCTATATTTTTTGTTTGCGACGTAGAGCTTCTGACATTACCAAAGAAGTTAAAAAGGCATTGGAAGGCGAAGGTTACGAAGGCGACGCCATGAGCGTCATAGATCGCACGGAAGAAGGCAACAAGGCAGGTGAAAAACTTGAAGCCAAAATGCGCGAAGAGTTTCGCCGCTATTACAAAAAATTCGAGGGCAAGGTCTACTTACCGCTTTTCGCAGTCAAAAATGGCAAAGGCTATGAAGTGCTGGATTATTACCGCCACCTGCTCAGTCAGGTGAAAGTTCATGAATTTGACTTTGCTGCGGTGGATTGGGATATGACGGAAGCATTGGCACGGGCGAAAGATTCGTTTTACCGGCTGGATTTGGATCAGGATTTACAACGTGTCACCGAACAGGAAACATTGATTCTGGAAACGGATGAGCAAGTCGCCTCGTGGCTGGTCGCCGCTCTGCCGTTTGAGTATTACAGTTTCAAGCAATTGCGCGTGATTGTGGAAATGGCGCTGAAAGAAGTTTACCGCGTCAATCCCGACTTACAGGGACGATTGGGACTCGTCAAATTCATCGTGCGCGAAAAACTGGTCGGGTTGATCGAACGCGAAACCGACCGTCAAACGCATGCGGCATTTGATCACTTATTCAATACCAAACGACTGACGTTTGCTCTGGAATGCGTTGAAGCGCGCATCGAGATTCCGCCCGCAATCGAAATCAAAACAACGCGGCGGTTAACGCACGACAATGGCGAGCAAATACAACAATCATTGTTTGACATTGTGCCGGATACGCTCAACGAATTGGAAAAGGCGGTCGCGTTCTGCCTTGACCGCGAACCGAAAGTGCTTTGGTGGTATCGCAACTTGATTGGCAAGGATAACTTTTACATTCAAGGTTACCGTCGCAATCGCGTCTATCCTGATTTCGTGGTTCAGGAGGGCAAGAAAGAAAACGGCAATAAGAAACCTGTTGCTTCTGTGCTGGTGTTGGAAAGCAAGGGCAAGCAGTTAAAAGGAAGCGAGGATACAAATTACAAACGCTCCTTGGCTGAGTTCTTTAACAAAGTTGGCCATCAGGTCACTTGGCAGAAGCTGGCGGAAGAGTTTTCAGATCACCGCTTCCGCGTTTACGTCATTGACGAAGGCGAATACAAAGACCATACGTGGCGTGATGAATTGAAGAAACGGCTGAATGAACCAATTGCTTTGCAGTGA
- a CDS encoding site-specific DNA-methyltransferase produces MPVLQFKGKTAVENHHYVVPHHTLEFDPKLSVLGKGEKPSLDGNLIIEGDNLLALKALLPTHAGRIKCIYIDPPYNTGDEGWVYNDKLNQPQFKEWIGQTVGKEGEDATRHDKWCCMMYPRLQLLRELLRDDGVIFISIDDNEIASLCFLLDEIFGAENRIERLIWKKSYGGGAKERHIVTLHEYVLCYAKDINRIEALELSPDPDAVERYYKYQDSKSDVRGPYRLKPLEATKSMGERKNLVYPILLPEGGEVWPQRQWWWSQERTLKALENDEIVFTQTKQGVSVSYKQYLKDEHGEERGAKLFSIIDGIYTQEGTSDLREVFDGKLALQFPKPVRLIKKLLELVTEGDDIILDSFAGSATTGHAVLSLNQEDGGDRKFVLVQMPFDTKENEKDGFNICQKITAERVRRVIKGYSYKTNGGKQQKVEGLGGSFSYVRLGEPLFNEYRDLGDRLPTYEEVAKYVFYTETSRDFDPQAINRETGKIGEHNGASYYLLYTPNETDDQACDLTWLKQVGAADKNRKLVVYCEKIWLHQDDLLKYEFEHGKEVRPMLVPFHLK; encoded by the coding sequence ATGCCGGTGCTCCAATTCAAAGGCAAGACTGCCGTCGAAAACCATCATTACGTCGTCCCGCATCACACGCTGGAATTCGATCCGAAACTCTCGGTGCTGGGCAAAGGCGAAAAGCCCAGTTTAGACGGCAATCTGATTATCGAAGGCGACAACCTGCTTGCTCTGAAAGCCCTGCTGCCCACACACGCCGGACGCATCAAATGCATTTACATTGACCCACCCTACAACACCGGCGACGAAGGCTGGGTCTACAACGACAAACTCAATCAGCCGCAGTTTAAGGAATGGATCGGCCAGACAGTCGGCAAAGAAGGCGAAGACGCCACCCGCCACGACAAATGGTGCTGCATGATGTATCCGCGCTTGCAGCTATTAAGGGAATTACTGCGAGACGACGGTGTGATTTTCATTTCGATTGACGACAATGAAATTGCCAGCTTGTGTTTTCTTCTCGACGAAATTTTTGGTGCTGAAAATAGGATTGAGCGACTCATTTGGAAAAAGAGCTATGGCGGGGGAGCGAAAGAACGGCATATCGTAACTTTGCACGAATATGTTTTGTGCTACGCCAAAGACATCAATCGAATAGAAGCGCTTGAATTAAGCCCGGACCCGGATGCAGTAGAAAGATACTATAAGTATCAAGATTCCAAATCGGATGTCAGAGGGCCGTACAGGCTGAAACCTCTTGAAGCCACTAAAAGTATGGGAGAAAGAAAGAATCTGGTTTATCCCATCCTGCTGCCTGAAGGTGGTGAAGTATGGCCTCAGCGGCAATGGTGGTGGAGTCAAGAGCGAACTCTGAAGGCACTCGAAAATGACGAGATTGTTTTCACGCAAACTAAACAGGGCGTCTCAGTTTCTTACAAACAATATTTGAAGGATGAGCACGGAGAAGAGCGTGGGGCAAAACTGTTTTCGATCATTGACGGCATTTACACCCAAGAAGGAACTTCCGATTTGCGAGAAGTTTTTGATGGGAAATTGGCCCTGCAATTTCCAAAACCTGTCAGATTGATCAAAAAGCTGCTGGAACTCGTGACGGAGGGCGATGACATTATCCTTGATTCATTTGCCGGTTCTGCAACGACCGGCCACGCAGTTTTGTCACTGAATCAAGAAGATGGCGGCGACCGTAAGTTCGTTCTTGTGCAGATGCCGTTTGACACCAAAGAGAATGAAAAAGACGGTTTCAACATCTGCCAGAAAATCACCGCCGAGCGGGTGCGTCGCGTCATCAAAGGCTATTCGTACAAAACCAACGGCGGCAAGCAGCAGAAAGTCGAAGGCTTGGGCGGATCGTTCAGCTACGTGCGGCTGGGCGAGCCGCTCTTCAATGAGTACCGCGATTTGGGCGACCGGCTGCCGACGTATGAAGAAGTCGCCAAGTACGTCTTTTATACCGAAACGAGCCGCGATTTTGATCCGCAGGCCATTAACCGCGAAACCGGGAAAATCGGCGAGCACAACGGCGCGAGTTATTATCTGCTGTACACGCCGAACGAAACGGACGATCAAGCCTGTGATCTGACCTGGCTGAAGCAGGTGGGCGCGGCAGACAAAAACCGCAAGCTGGTGGTGTATTGCGAGAAAATCTGGTTGCATCAGGACGATTTGTTGAAATACGAATTTGAGCACGGCAAAGAGGTCAGGCCGATGCTGGTTCCCTTTCACCTGAAGTAA
- a CDS encoding S9 family peptidase, whose product MVQLTDIRTGGGTAPEPAAAQRGFGGGGFGGGRGGGFGGGNAGAQTVQTSQAQQQSGNNSQEFVKKEERELIEAVSERVKNREDQEAKRKQRETRKSFSPPAGQSVGNLNLSPDGNYVIATVFQPATGAKNTIVPNYVSDSGYTEDIPGRSKVGDAQSRARLAILSVKTGDVNWVDHGQKQPAAPTASPASEAGRQNGPAASQSNQAQGQGRRPQERERDVQLGSAQWAEDSQHAVALARAADNKDRWILLVDPATGKTKVLDHLHDEAWVGGPASFALGWLPDNKTIYFGSERDGWSHLYTVSIDGGEPKQLTSGKFEVSDVRLSQDKTKFYFTSSEGSPFERHLYSMPVTGGERTRITTMAGNNDATISPDETTLAIIRSYSNRPPELYLAPNKPNASANEIKQVTTSPTEEWLSYNWVDPPIVTFKARDGVEVPARLYKPANWKPGGPAVFFVHGAGYLQNVHKWWSSYFREYMFHHLLVERGYLVMDVDYRGSAGYGRDWRTGIYRHMGGKDLTDHVDAAKWLVREYGVDPKRIGLYGGSYGGFITLMAMFTEADVFAAGAALRPVTDWAHYNHGYTANILNEPQHDVEAYKQSSPIYFANGLKGALLICHGVVDVNVNFQDSVRLAQRLIELRKDNWELAMYPVEDHGFVQPTSWADEYKRILKLFEANLKPVATPPTPVSSKRNPSRN is encoded by the coding sequence ACGCGGAGGCGGATTCGGCGGTGGCAATGCTGGCGCACAAACTGTTCAAACCAGCCAAGCGCAGCAGCAAAGCGGAAACAACAGCCAGGAATTCGTCAAAAAAGAAGAGCGCGAATTGATTGAAGCCGTCAGCGAGCGTGTCAAAAACCGTGAAGACCAAGAGGCTAAACGCAAACAACGCGAAACCCGTAAATCGTTTTCGCCGCCCGCCGGGCAATCGGTTGGCAATCTGAACCTTTCACCGGACGGCAACTATGTCATCGCCACCGTCTTTCAACCGGCAACGGGCGCGAAGAACACCATCGTTCCGAACTACGTCAGCGATTCCGGGTATACCGAAGACATTCCGGGACGCAGCAAAGTCGGCGATGCGCAAAGCCGCGCTCGTTTGGCGATCCTGTCGGTCAAAACCGGCGACGTAAATTGGGTGGATCACGGACAAAAGCAACCGGCTGCGCCAACGGCATCTCCGGCTTCAGAAGCTGGCCGCCAGAACGGTCCGGCGGCGTCTCAGTCGAATCAGGCGCAAGGTCAAGGTCGGCGACCACAGGAGCGCGAACGCGATGTGCAACTCGGCAGCGCGCAATGGGCTGAAGACAGCCAGCACGCAGTCGCTTTAGCACGCGCAGCAGACAACAAAGACCGCTGGATTTTGCTGGTTGATCCGGCCACGGGCAAAACCAAGGTGCTGGATCATTTGCACGATGAAGCCTGGGTTGGCGGCCCCGCTTCGTTCGCGCTGGGCTGGTTGCCGGACAACAAAACGATTTACTTCGGGTCAGAACGCGACGGTTGGTCGCATCTGTACACGGTTTCGATTGATGGTGGCGAGCCGAAACAACTCACCTCCGGCAAGTTTGAAGTTTCCGACGTTCGTTTGTCGCAGGACAAAACCAAATTCTATTTCACCTCCAGCGAAGGCAGTCCGTTCGAGCGTCATTTGTATTCGATGCCTGTGACCGGCGGCGAACGCACGCGCATCACAACCATGGCGGGCAACAACGACGCGACAATTTCGCCCGACGAAACGACGCTGGCAATCATTCGTTCGTACAGCAATCGCCCACCGGAGCTTTACCTGGCGCCGAACAAACCAAACGCTTCGGCAAATGAAATCAAGCAGGTCACAACATCGCCGACCGAAGAATGGCTGAGCTACAACTGGGTTGATCCGCCAATCGTCACGTTCAAAGCGCGCGATGGCGTGGAAGTTCCTGCGCGATTGTATAAACCGGCGAACTGGAAACCGGGCGGCCCGGCGGTCTTTTTCGTTCATGGAGCCGGTTACCTGCAAAACGTTCACAAATGGTGGAGCAGCTATTTCCGCGAATATATGTTCCATCATCTGTTGGTCGAGCGCGGTTATCTGGTGATGGACGTGGATTATCGCGGTTCCGCCGGATACGGGCGCGATTGGCGAACAGGCATTTACCGGCACATGGGCGGCAAAGATTTAACCGATCACGTTGACGCGGCCAAGTGGCTGGTACGTGAATACGGCGTTGATCCCAAACGGATCGGGCTTTACGGCGGCAGTTACGGCGGATTCATCACCCTGATGGCGATGTTCACCGAAGCCGACGTGTTCGCGGCAGGCGCGGCATTGCGCCCGGTCACGGATTGGGCGCATTACAATCACGGTTACACGGCGAACATCCTGAACGAACCGCAACACGACGTTGAAGCTTACAAACAAAGCTCGCCGATCTACTTCGCCAACGGACTGAAAGGCGCGTTGCTGATTTGCCACGGCGTGGTGGATGTCAACGTCAACTTTCAGGATTCGGTGCGGTTGGCGCAGCGGCTGATCGAATTGCGCAAGGACAACTGGGAACTGGCAATGTACCCGGTCGAAGATCACGGCTTCGTCCAACCGACAAGCTGGGCGGACGAATACAAACGCATCCTGAAACTGTTTGAAGCCAACTTGAAACCTGTTGCTACGCCACCGACGCCTGTCAGCTCAAAACGCAATCCATCGCGCAATTGA